The nucleotide sequence ACACGGCAGGAATCGTGGCCATGGCGAGCAGAGCTGCCTATCCTAAGGGGCCTCCTGCCGAGGCGGAAACAGGGTCGATTCTGAAACCGCGCCGATCCTACAACCCCGCCGATCCTACCTCACGCGACGCGCGTCTTGCGCCCGTAGGAGAGCTCGGCACCGCCGCTCTGGATGTGGTCCACGCCGGTTGTGAACGTGGCATCGGCCGCCAAAAAGAGGCAGAGCTTGCCGGTCTCCTCGATGGTACCCATGCGTCCGAGCAGCTGGGCCGCGTCTCCGTCGGCCCGGCACTTGGCCGGGTCGGGTGCGGCATCGATGGCCTCTTGCCACAGCGGCGTGTAGATATTGCCCGGGGACACGGAGTTGACCCGTACGTGGTGGGCGGCCTCGTCGATGGCGAGGGCCTTGGTGAAGGCCGTGATGGCTCCTTTGGTCGCCACGTACGTCACGGCATGCAGCTGCCCCATGCTGCCCACCAGGCTGGACATATTGATGATGTTGCCGCGGCTCTTGCGCAGGTGGGGCAGCGCCTCCTGGCAGGCCACGAACATGCTTACGATATTCAGGTTCAGTAGATCCTGAAAGTCCGTGACCGAGAATTCGTCGATGGGCTTGTGCGGCGGATGCCAGCCCGCGTTGTTGATCAGGCAGTCCAGACCTCCGCAGACCTCCACCGTGCGCCGTATCAAGGCACGAATCTCCTGCTCGTTGCTCATGTCGCAGCGCCAGAAGATGGCCTGGCCCGGACCTGCATCGGTAACTTCTTGCGCGACCCGCTCGCCCTCTTGCGTGGAGCGGGAGCAGAAAACCACCTTGGCCCCCGCCTGGGCAAAGACCCTCACACAGCCCTTGCCGATCCCACGGCTGCCGCCCGTCACAATCACTACTTTGCCTGAGTAATCAATCATTCTCCAACCGCCTCCTGCGCTCCCGACAACTGCGGAACCTACTACCGCAGAACACGCTCGGAGTCGAGACCCATGGCCGGCATGCCGCTACGCTGGTGCCGCGCGGCCGACTCCAGGCTCGAGCTCGGCACTCTTGGTGAAGCGAATTCCCCGCAAAACTGGCAGCACAGGGGGCCACAGCGGCCAACGGTGGTGCCGTTGGGAGGGTCGGGAGCAGGAGCAACACCGAAATGGCGGGTTCCCGGAGATTGCAGCCGTCGAAAGTGCCGCACTCGAGCCTGGGGCGAGCGCAGCGGCTTCGCGTGCGTGGCGAGCTTGCTTGTTGAAGACCGCACGTTTGCTAGATTCGGCGCCCGCATGCAGCCGCTGCTGAAGCCCAGGCGCAAATCCCGTCCCCGCACAGCCCGTCGCATTCTCATGGTGTTGTTGGCGGGCCTGCTCTCGGCGTTCGCGGCTCTGGTCGCGCTGGAGATCTCCCTGCGGGCGGTTGCGACGTGGCTCCCGATGAACATCGCCAACACCTTGCTCGGCCGTTACAACGACTGGGCACCGGGAGGAATCTTCTTTTACGACGAGACCCCCGGCCTGAGCTTCATGCGCCCAAACCACGAGACCACCACCTTCTGTAGCGGCTACTTCTGGCGCCATCAAACCGACGAGTGGGGATTCCGCAACCGCCCTGGTGTAGCCAAGGAAATCCTGCTGCTGGGCGATTCGATGATCTACGGGCACGGCGTCGACCTCGAGCACACCGCCGCGGAAATCCTGCGAACCGAGTACGGGCACCCGGTATACAACATGTCCAGGACCGCAGATTGTCTGTACCAGCACTACATGCTGCTGCGCATGTTTGCCGAGCGCTGGAAGCCCAAGCAAGCGGTTCTATTCGTGTTGGTCAACGACCCGCAGGACGTGTATGTCTATCGTCCCGGCCCTGCCCTGCTCACGAGGCCAGAGCTCACCCACTACGATTACAAGGGTCCTTTCGAGCGCATGCAGGCGCGCGGAAAGGACCCCCCAAGACAGTTCTACCAATGGAGCATGCTCTCGTTCACACGCCGCCTGTATGTTGGTTGGCAGCAGGGGTGGGGTGTGCCCACGGCGGAGCTCTTTCCGCAGGCCGAAGATCAAAGTCGACGCATCACGCCATACTGGGTCTTCGCGGTGGAGCAGCCGGGAATCTTCGGTCCCGTCACAGGCTACTTCCGGGCGGTGGTGACGCATCTGGCGCGTTTCTTGGGTGATAGAGGCGTCGAGCTGCGCATGGTCTGGCTTGACACACGTGACGCAGCTCCAGGCCTGGACCGCGTACACGACATGGTGGGAGCCATGGTGGCGCAAATCTGCGAAGAGAACGGGCTCGTTTGCGATTCCACCTTGTCGGAGTTCAGCAACTGCCAAGACTGCTACCTGGCTGGTGACGGCCATTACACTCCCAAGGGTAATCGACGCCTGGCTCGGTGATTGGATGCGTTCCTGAAACGCAAGC is from Pseudomonadota bacterium and encodes:
- a CDS encoding SDR family NAD(P)-dependent oxidoreductase gives rise to the protein MIDYSGKVVIVTGGSRGIGKGCVRVFAQAGAKVVFCSRSTQEGERVAQEVTDAGPGQAIFWRCDMSNEQEIRALIRRTVEVCGGLDCLINNAGWHPPHKPIDEFSVTDFQDLLNLNIVSMFVACQEALPHLRKSRGNIINMSSLVGSMGQLHAVTYVATKGAITAFTKALAIDEAAHHVRVNSVSPGNIYTPLWQEAIDAAPDPAKCRADGDAAQLLGRMGTIEETGKLCLFLAADATFTTGVDHIQSGGAELSYGRKTRVA